A part of Lacerta agilis isolate rLacAgi1 chromosome 7, rLacAgi1.pri, whole genome shotgun sequence genomic DNA contains:
- the LOC117049503 gene encoding protocadherin beta-16-like: protein MEMDHSSRQVLSPLLYLCMSVAMCESFLYSVPEEKKSGFLVANVLKDLRVDAKDLSARRARLVSKSSKQYFQLDPHSGDVTVKDKIDRESLCGQNEPCLLLSEIVLENPLQLHRIEVEIEDVNDNSPKFFKNQFIFKIPEQTPVGIRFPLERAEDPDKGKNAVQNYTLSPNEHFRLDVQSHSDGTNYAELVLEKLLDREENPQITLILSAVDGGIQKRTGTAQIIIDVLDANDNFPQFEQSVYKVKLMENSPLNTLVVKVEASDKDFGSYATITYSFSQVRQTVLRSFTLNTLNGELSVSGAIDYEENSNYELRIRATDGGGLSAYCKVIVDIEDENDNAPEITITSIKSLLPEDSPPDTVVALFSVTDVDSGDSGRTACTTEVNLPFVLTPTENNYYQLVTQQPLDREQASEYNITITATDRGSPRLTSTRILHVQISDVNDNSPVFEKPFYEMQLKENNIPGLLINSVHAVDLDTAQNAKVTYWLLPGKVNDGPTSSYISINSETGNLYAIQSLDYEEVKDFHVTVRAVDSGSPPLSSEVMIRVQVVDENDNAPFILYPLQNGTSPSNDLVPRGAETGYLVTKVVAVDRDSAQNSWLSYQLLKATEPGLFTVGAHNGEVTTLRPVSNRDSFKQNLIVVVRDNGHPPQSTSATLRILLVDGFSDPYLKSVALPKEETAEEEDPSLTMYLIICLAAISSIFLISVVAFIVIKMQKREKFTGTYNSAVNFPVGPDSQENSADSGAGSLSQAYNYEVCLAGGSLNSEFRFLRPLFPVFSVEPNTQLNPRNSNNSQELPSQVEECKDNIQLFV from the exons ATGGAAATGGATCACAGCAGCAGGCAAGTTTTGTCTCCTTTATTATATCTTTGCATGTCCGTAGCAATGTGTGAGTCTTTCCTCTATTCAGtgccagaggaaaagaaaagtggatTTCTGGTGGCAAATGTGCTAAAAGATTTGAGAGTGGATGCAAAGGATCTGTCTGCTCGGAGAGCCCGGCTGGTTTCCAAGAGCTCCAAGCAGTATTTCCAGCTGGATCCTCATTCTGGGGATGTGACAGTAAAGGATAAAATAGATCGAGAATCTCTGTGTGGTCAGAATGAACCTTGCCTTCTACTCTCTGAAATTGTGCTGGAAAATCCATTGCAGCTACACAGAATTGAAGTCGAAATAGAAGATGTGAATGATAATTCCCCCAAATTCTTTAAAaatcagtttatttttaaaatacccgAGCAGACTCCTGTGGGTATCAGATTTCCTTTGGAGAGAGCAGAAGACCCAGacaaaggaaaaaatgctgttcAGAATTACACCCTTAGTCCTAATGAACATTTTAGACTTGATGTGCAAAGTCACAGTGATGGAACCAACTATGCAGAATTGGTGTTAGAGAAACTGCTAGACCGTGAGGAGAATCCACAGATTACCCTTATTCTGTCAGCTGTTGATGGAGGGATCCAAAAAAGAACTGGTACTGCCCAAATAATCATTGATGTTCTGGATGCTAATGATAATTTCCCTCAATTTGAACAATCTGTGTACAAAGTAAAACTAATGGAAAACAGCCCACTGAATACACTGGTTGTAAAAGTTGAAGCAAGCGACAAAGATTTTGGTTCCTATGCAACTATTACTTATTCCTTCAGCCAGGTGCGGCAAACAGTATTAAGATCATTCACTTTAAACACACTTAATGGAGAACTTAGTGTTTCAGGGGCAATTGATTATGAAGAAAACAGCAATTATGAGCTGCGCATCAGAGCTACGGATGGAGGGGGCCTTTCTGCTTACTGCAAAGTCATTGTGGACATTGAGGATGAGAACGACAATGCTCCAGAGATTACCATCACATCCATCAAAAGTCTCTTACCTGAGGACTCTCCCCCAGACACAGTGGTGGCCCTCTTCAGTGTCACAGATGTGGACTCTGGGGACAGTGGCAGAACTGCCTGCACCACTGAAGTAAACCTGCCATTTGTGCTCACACCCACGGAGAACAACTATTACCAGCTGGTGACCCAACAGCCACTGGACAGAGAACAAGCTTCCGAGTATAATATCACCATCACAGCCACTGACAGAGGCTCCCCCAGACTCACTTCCACAAGAATACTTCATGTTCAAATCTCAGATGTCAATGACAATTCTCCAGTGTTTGAAAAGCCATTCTATGAAATGCAGTTAAAGGAAAACAACATTCCTGGTCTTCTGATCAATTCAGTCCATGCTGTTGATCTGgacacagcgcagaatgccaaaGTGACCTACTGGCTTTTGCCTGGGAAGGTCAATGATGGCCCCACATCCTCTTACATCTCCATCAACTCTGAAACGGGGAACCTGTATGCCATCCAGTCTCTGGATTATGAGGAAGTAAAAGATTTCCATGTGACGGTGAGGGCTGTGGATTCAGGTTCCCCTCCACTGAGCTCAGAAGTTATGATCCGCGTTCAGGTGGTGGATGAAAATGACAATGCCCCCTTCATCCTCTACCCTCTCCAGAATGGCACTTCCCCCTCGAATGACCTGGTTCCCCGAGGGGCAGAGACTGGCTACCTGGTCACCAAGGTGGTGGCTGTGGACAGGGATTCTGCTCAGAACTCTTGGCTTTCCTATCAGCTGCTGAAGGCCACAGAGCCGGGTCTCTTCACGGTGGGGGCCCATAATGGAGAAGTGACCACCCTGAGGCCAGTCAGCAACCGAGACAGCTTCAAGCAGAATCTGATTGTGGTGGTCCGAGACAACGGCCATCCTCCCCAGTCCACCTCTGCCACGCTCAGAATCCTTCTAGTGGACGGCTTCTCTGACCCTTATCTGAAAAGTGTGGCTCTTCCAAAGGAGGAAACAGCGGAGGAGGAAGACCCCAGCCTGACTATGTATTTGATCATCTGCTTGGCTGCCATCTCAAGCATCTTTCTCATTTCTGTAGTGGCGTTTATCGTAATCAAGATGCAGAAACGTGAAAAGTTCACAGGAACCTACAACTCTGCAGTCAATTTCCCTGTGGGACCAGATTCCCAGGAGAACTCTGCGGATTCTGGTGCTGGATCTCTATCTCAGGCTTACAACTATGAGGTGTGCTTAGCTGGTGGGTCTCTGAACAGCGAGTTCCGGTTTCTCAGGCCCCTATTTCCTGTTTTCTCTGTGGAACCCAACACACAGCTAAATCCGAGGAATTCAAATAATTCTCAAGAGCTCCCTAGTCAAGTAGAGGAATGTAAAGATAATATCCAG CTTTTTGTTTGA